The proteins below are encoded in one region of Aspergillus nidulans FGSC A4 chromosome III:
- a CDS encoding uncharacterized protein (transcript_id=CADANIAT00005582) — translation MSFWTFAPKPKTPLGYHRVLSPTAGVKVSPLCLGGMNFGEGWEHFMGKCSKDDAFALMDAFYNMGGNFIDTANNYQEGDSERWIGEWMESRGNRDQIVLATKYTTGFRDQNIDTERIQSNFVGNSVKSLQTSVKHSLRNLRTDYIDLLYVHWWDFTSGVEEVMHGLNALVTAGKVLYLGVSDTPAWVVVKANEYARANGLRPFSVYQGLWNPLRRDMESEIIPMCRDQGMGIAPWGPLAQGKLKTAKARGVKGGGRSDGDMTEDEIRVSDALDEVAKSRNTTLAAVALAYLLHKTPYVFPIVGQRKIEHLKANVQALEIELTKEDMDKIDAAVPFDPGFPMSFIFPGKYDLTLTAADVPLTRKAGHIDAPPQQGIVPPRKMSQI, via the exons ATGTCTTTCTGGACCTTTGCACCGAAGCCCAAGACCCCGTTGGGGTATCATCGGGTCCTCTCGCCAACCGCGGGCGTCAAAGTGTCACCTCTGTGCTTGGGGGGCATGAACTTTGGTGAAGGATG GGAGCACTTTATGGGAAAGTGCAGTAAAGACGATGCATTTGCGCTGATGGATGCGTTTTATAATATGGGTGGCAATTTCATTGATAC CGCCAACAACTATCAAGAAGGCGACTCTGAAAGGTGGATTGgagagtggatggagagtCGTGGGAATCGGGACCAGATTGT TCTTGCGACCAAATATACAACTGGTTTTCGTGACCAGAATATTGACACCGAACGAATTCAGTCCAATTTCGTTGGTAATTCGGTCAAATCACTCCAGACTTCGGTCAAACACAGCTTGAGAAATCTGCGCACCGATTACATTGACCTGCTTTATGTGCACTGGTGGGACTTCACATCCGGTGTCGAGGAGGTGATGCATGGCTTGAACGCCCTAGTCACGGCGGGCAAGGTCCTGTACTTGGGCGTGTCAGATACGCCCGCCTGGGTTGTTGTCAAAGCGAACGAGTACGCCCGCGCTAACGGCCTGCGGCCCTTCTCTGTCTATCAAGGGCTCTGGAATCCGCTGCGTCGCGACATGGAGAGTGAGATTATCCCAATGTGTAGAGACCAGGGCATGGGTATAGCCCCGTGGGGTCCTCTTGCTCAGGGAAAGCTCAAGACTGCCAAAGCTCGGGGAGTAAAAGGTGGAGGCCGATCGGACGGGGACATGACGGAGGATGAGATCCGCGTGTCGGATGCCCTTGATGAAGTCGCGAAGAGCAGAAATACCACTCTCGCGGCTGTG GCCCTTGCATATCTGCTCCACAAGACACCATACGTTTTCCCGATAGTCGGGCAGAGGAAGATCGAGCACCTGAAAGCCAACGTGCAAGCTCTTGAGATCGAGCTGACCAAAGAAGATATGGACAAGATCGATGCGGCCGTACCGTTCGATCCTGGTTTCCCAATgagcttcatcttccctGGCAAATACGATTTGACCCTTACTGCTGCCGATGTTCCCTTGACGCGGAAGGCCGGCCATATCGATGCGCCCCCTCAACAGGGAATAGTGCCCCCGAGGAAGATGTCGCAGATATAG
- a CDS encoding phosphopantothenate--cysteine ligase CAB2 (transcript_id=CADANIAT00005583): MSPADSESAYFNNYPPPKALSKHESLARSFIEYHVESSRRVVLVTSGGTTVPLENQTVRFIDNFSAGTRGATSAEYFLEQGHSTNCFLDFMDEAFPSDVSRSDHGPIVVRKEYQDEMRDVLRKYRYAKQNNLLLLLPFTTVSEYLFELRMLAKCMNPLGPNALFYLAAAVSDFFIPRDRMAEHKIQSSEIPKEFQGNDEAVGADDLYTGGFEQKQESSKKLVINLDPVPKFLHQLVDGWSPEGSMIVSFKLETDPNLLVYKAQTALQRYAHHLVIGNLLSTRKWEVVFVTPNPPYERWIRVPKSRRSKSISGVEDQVGKAEAAKRSSGDQTLAAPVGEEPSKEEKDGEGTSREGTEIESLIIPELVKLHSEMIEKFKR, from the exons ATGTCGCCCGCAGACAGCGAGTCCGCCTACTTCAACAACTACCCTCCACCCAAAGCCCTTTCCAAACATGAATCGCTCGCCAGATCGTTTATAGAGTACCATGTCGAATCCAGTCGGCGCGTAGTACTCGTCACCTCCGGAGGAACAACGGTTCCTCTCGAAAACCAAACTGTTCGCTTCATCGACAACTTCTCTGCAGGAACGCGAGGAGCGACATCCGCTGAATACTTCTTGGAGCAGGG CCACTCGACGAATTGCTTCCTGGATTTCATGGACGAGGCGTTTCCGAGTGATGTTAGCCGTTCAGATCATGGTCCTATCGTGGTGCGGAAGGAGTACCAGGATGAGATGCGCGACGTGCTTCGAAAGTACAGATACGCGAAACAGaacaatcttcttctgctgcttccatTCACAACGGTCTCCGAGTACCTTTTCGAACTGCGCATGCTCGCCAAGTGCATGAACCCGCTCGGTCCTAATGCGCTGTTCTACCTCGCCGCAGCGGTTAGTGACTTTTTCATCCCGCGCGACCGAATGGCAGAGCATAAGATCCAATCCTCCGAAATACCAAAGGAGTTCCAAGGTAACGATGAAGCTGTGGGTGCCGATGACCTTTACACGGGCGGGTTCGAACAGAAGCAGGAGTCGAGCAAAAAGTTGGTCATTAACCTAGACCCGGTTCCCAAATTCCTCCATCAACTCGTAGATGGCTGGTCACCGGAGGGTAGCATGATCGTGTCGTTCAAGCTCGAAACCGATCCCAATCTCCTCGTCTATAAGGCTCAGACGGCGCTCCAGCGGTACGCCCACCACCTAGTTATTGGAAATTTGCTTTCTACCAGAAAATGGGAGGTTGTCTTCGTCACACCGAACCCACCTTATGAGCGCTGGATTCGAGTTCCCAAGTCGCGCCGGAGTAAGAGCATCTCCGGCGTCGAAGACCAGGTGGGCAAGGCTGAGGCAGCGAAGCGGTCATCAGGAGACCAGACCTTGGCGGCCCCAGTGGGTGAAGAGCCGTctaaggaagaaaaggacgGAGAAGGCACGTCCCGTGAGGGCACGGAGATTGAAAGCTTGATCATACCAGAGCTAGTCAAACTGCATTCGGAGATGATCGAGAAGTTCAAGCGATAG
- a CDS encoding aldo/keto reductase (transcript_id=CADANIAT00005584): MALKRTFKLNTGYEIPAVGLGTWQSKPSEVEEAVTAALNIGYRHIDAAAVYGNERDVGNGIKASGVPRGEIFLTSKLWNTHHDPENVEAAVDRSLSDLQTDYLDLYLIHWPVAFRYSTTTIQPVDEKTGLIDVIDVPIKDTWAAMEALVAKGKVRSIGVSNFNRRRIEELLKTAKIPPAVNQIEAHPYLQQRELLEWSKEKGILITGYSPLGNNIYNIPRTVDDPLVIEVAKFLNRTPAQVLISWAVQRGTAVLPKSVTPERIKSNFRDFILPEDAFQAIQSLERHQRMNFPARLGVDIFDEVGEESARRSALEWAEGQRLSKSQA; the protein is encoded by the exons ATGGCTCTGAAACGCACATTCAAGCTCAACACAGGCTATGAGATACCCGCCGTTGGACTGGGAACATGG CAATCTAAACCGAGCGAGGTTGAGGAAGCGGTAACTGCGGCGCTGAATATTGGCTATCGTCATATCGACGCTGCTGCGGTCTACGGTAATGAGCGCGATGTTGGGAACGGAATTAAGGCATCTGGTGTGCCGCGTGGAGAGATATTC CTCACGAGCAAATTATGGAATACCCATCATGACCCTGAGAACGTCGAAGCTGCAGTAGATCGATCCCTTAGCGATCTCCAGACGGATTATCTTGATCTTTACCTT ATCCATTGGCCAGTGGCCTTCCGCTACTCAACCACAACCATTCAGCCTGTCGATGAGAAAACCGGTTTAATCGATGTGATAGACGTACCAATTAAAGATACATGGGCTGCGATGGAGGCACTTGTAGCTAAAGGCAAAGTGCGGTCAATTGGAGTTAGCAACTTCAACCGCAGGAGGATCGAGGAGCTCCTCAAGAC GGCAAAAATACCACCGGCAGTCAACCAAATTGAAGCTCATCCTTACCTCCAACAAAGGGAGTTACTCGAATGGTCTAAGGAAAAG GGCATTCTCATAACCGGATATTCACCACTAGGAAACAATATTTACAACATTCCTCG AACCGTAGATGATCCCCTCGTCATCGAGGTCGCCAAATTCTTAAACAGAACTCCAGCTCAGGTTCTCATTAGCTGGGCTGTGCAACGGGGTACAGCAGTGCTCCCAAAATCAGTTACCCCTGAGAGAATCAAAAGCAACTTTCGAG ACTTCATTCTACCCGAAGACGCCTTCCAGGCTATCCAGTCGCTAGAACGACACCAGCGGATGAATTTCCCAGCCCGACTTGGTGTGGATATCTTTGACGAGGTTGGTGAGGAGAGTGCACGGAGAAGTGCTCTTGAGTGGGCTGAGGGACAGAGATTGTCGAAAAGTCAAGCCTAA